A DNA window from Pogona vitticeps strain Pit_001003342236 chromosome 2, PviZW2.1, whole genome shotgun sequence contains the following coding sequences:
- the LOC144586419 gene encoding uncharacterized protein LOC144586419 has protein sequence MAERADRRAGGHEVQRRAFPVRRAGPARCCAEGSSRKAEGGEGRRRIQRAHGESGAAPLLARSLFSSGRPATPGREAAPTLQDPQQQREPEPGPSAFPPPPPPPPPPPPPLEGLAGQLQSQAALLSAELRACPLPAAAAAPPPGLEDPHPGSLYLVSRKQAGRQAGRRTSSGSRSLPRSLPLGSGRGRVGGRRRPVPSPLRPLVRLGALDSRSQQATGFGPRAPPTARGGPARPPPAVSSSHPRRPGAARVAAAAQGWREGIWLLLPKTLKICLTDSIFLAGRSRVLTP, from the coding sequence ATGGCCGAGAGAGCCgaccggcgggcgggcgggcacgAAGTACAGCGGCGAGCCTTTCCTGTCAGGCGGGCAGGGCCTGCGAGGTGCTGCGCGGAGGGAAGCTCGCGGAaggcggagggaggggaggggaggcgccGGATCCAGCGGGCGCACGGCGAGAGCGGGGCTGCCCCTCTTCTTGCGCGGTCTCTCTTCTCCTCCGGCCGGCCCGCAACCCCCGGCAGGGAGGCGGCTCCTACTCTCCAGGACCCGCAGCAGCAGCGGGAGCCGGAGCCGGGCccttctgcctttcctcctcctcctcctccaccaccaccgccgcctcCTCCCCTCGAGGGGCTGGCTGGGCAGCTGCAATCGCAGGCGGCTCTTTTGTCTGCAGAGCTACGGGCATGTCCGCTCCCTGCTGCAGCCGCAGCCCCGCCGCCGGGCCTGGAGGACCCGCATCCCGGCTCCCTCTACTTGGTCTCccgcaagcaggcaggcaggcaggcaggcaggcggacaAGCAGCGGGTCCCGGAGCCTGCCTCGCTCGCTCCCGCTTGGATCGGGGCGGGGGCGCGTCGGAGGCAGGCGCCGACCGGTTCCGTCTCCGCTGCGGCCCCTCGTCCGCCTCGGCGCTTTAGACAGCCGGTCCCAGCAGGCAACCGGGTTTGGCCCCAGGGCGCCCCCCACCGCACGGGGTGGCCCGGCCCGACCCCCTCCCGCCGTCTCCTCCAGCCACCCCCGACGCCCGGGGGCAGCCCGGGTGGCAGCGGCGGCTCAGGGCTGGCGAGAAGGAATATGGCTTCTCCTTCCG